CGAGGCGTAGTGCAGAATCTCCAAGGGGAGGATGGTGGAAAATGCCATGATCTCTGGGGACGATGCAATCATTGCGAGAATTGCACATCCATCCGCGCGCTCCGTACCAAAGGGAAGGCCTGCAAGATCGAGATGTTGGGCGGCCATACCTATTGGGTGACGTCCCGGTATCTGGAGATCGATGGTACTCCTCGGATCAGTGAGGCGGTGCAGGATGTCTCCGGCGATCTGCTTGCCGACAGTGACCGTGATGACAAGACGACGGCCCTTCTGGATGGCTATAAGCAGATGGCCATCACCGATTCGCTGACCGGAGTGTACAATCGACGTTTCCTTGATGAAAACTTCATTCCATCACTTGCCTGTTGTGAGGATCCTGGACTGGTCGTCAATATTGGTTTCATTGACATGGATGGGTTCAAAGGGGTCAACGACCGGTACGGCCATGTGGCGGGCG
This DNA window, taken from Sphaerochaeta sp., encodes the following:
- a CDS encoding GGDEF domain-containing protein yields the protein MQTKVTQQEAESYLKALAMDNEVVRFVDPERGVVQNLQGEDGGKCHDLWGRCNHCENCTSIRALRTKGKACKIEMLGGHTYWVTSRYLEIDGTPRISEAVQDVSGDLLADSDRDDKTTALLDGYKQMAITDSLTGVYNRRFLDENFIPSLACCEDPGLVVNIGFIDMDGFKGVNDRYGHVAGDQLLRDVAGFWKRRYDSRARGHERLVVRFGGDEILVIACGMHAAQFREEMARYDGEMVKICHLPDQQFPFDYSLGIASSEELGPSWKWDDLFDSADHRMYVDKKGPGPKKPENTLH